Genomic window (Culex pipiens pallens isolate TS chromosome 3, TS_CPP_V2, whole genome shotgun sequence):
taatttttgatgtatttttgggaatttgtttCTGCTTTCACGAAAGTAGTtgatagtttgatttttttgaattcatgTAGATTTTTCTGTATGATggttgattttacttttttataaagagttttttgtttgaaattattcTTTGCATAAGAAATGGCTATTAATAgagtttctggaaaagtcgcgaaaaagtcgggaatttggaAACGGGATTTGAGTTGGTGACTATAACTccaaaacgatgcactttatccaaAATTCGGcataatacttttcgattgcaaattttaataaggcattgaaaatatgtttttgcaattccgtcgtgaaacttcttacttttcctgtcattcttgaacgacgaaatagcctacttttcaataccaaaaataacagaatcgaatagcaacacttttcaaaataaatgctgaaaagttctacttttcagcactgaaatgagtgctgaaaagttgaacttttcagcacttgtttcgaaaagtaacacttttcaacattttttggtttaaacgatttattgacaaaatacatgaaaatttgacttaaaatttcactcaatgggtgtttttcggaattgcaaaaagtgttgtgtggaactcgttgcaaaacttgattttttcagcactcttcgtacttatccaactcggtgaacctcgttggataaatttacgactcgtgctgaaaaaatcctctttttgcaacttgtggcataatagtagtttatgcaaccagttgcaaaaagaggattttttcagcacgagtcgtacatttatccaacgaggttcaccgagttggataaatacgacgagtgctgaaaaaatcaagttttgcaacgagttccatacaacattttttgcaatttcgaaaaacacccattgagtgaaattttaagtcgaattttcatgtattttgtcaataaatcgtttaaatcaaaaaaatgttgaaaagtgttacttttcaaaacaagtgctgaaaagttcaacttttcagcacccatttcagtgctgaaaagtagaacttttcagcatttattttgaaaagtgttgctattcgattctgttatttttggtacagaaaagtaggctatttcgtcattcaagaatgacaggaaaagtaagtagtttcacgacggaattgcaaaaactactattttgaaacTGATCGCCTCTTTAACATtctccaaaaacaaattttttttttcaaataaaaatctcatCTCTGCCACCAGGTTTTgcaccataaaaaaattaatatcgcgaaataatttgcaaaaatcatGAGAATTACTCAAGTGTAAAAAAAgcagtgttggtattatcgaggctctcgcgagaaaattttctctctatcgagttctcgccgcgagtctcgagctgccgagagaaactcaccgattgcccgtgctctcctccgctcgcgaacgggctttctcgcgagccagaattgcccgttcgcgagaagttgaacgtgttagaaacgaacaaaaaacaacacagcgattgaagttacacttctataccatcgcctggttcgtattcataagcctgatacacaaattgctagcttgggacgaacgtctagcacgaggcgctcgcgagcgctcgcggcgagagcgagaacgcgaacgaaaatgcgagcgcgagcgagaagagaaaagtaccacaagttctctccctcgttcgcgagcgaggaatgctttccttcttctcgctcgaattccaacaatgaAAAAAAGGCAAATGGTAGAGTATTATTtggtcttttcgaaaacattgttttttttaaataatgaagaAGACTATCCACCTTTTTTCATAggtattttttgctattttttaaacaaatttaaaacaaatacttCGATTAGATTACATTTCAGatactttttaaatattcgttttcttaaaaaaattattacttggCCCGTAAGTCTGTTGCAATTATATTTTAGACtcgattacaaaaaaatgtatgtaatcaaaaaatttcactttcaacttcattttccgaCATTGAGTTTtcggtattttaaatattttccgatctcttttttatttttttattataaaaatataattgtaaGCTAAACATAATAAATGTAAAGAAATTTTTAATCGCAAGgcattacttttatttttaacagaAAATACCCAATTGTTTTTACAATAATAACAGTTATTCTAAATACGAATAGTTTTATAATTGTCTGGGAACtggcaaaaattaaaacttttatagTGAACAATTCAATTAGAAAAAGAGAGTTTGATTTCGGGAAATAATGATAAGAATTAAAATTcccttattcaaaaaatcacatttattATCTCGTCGTTCAATAGCATGCAAGAAATAACTTAATCTTATCATATTTCTATGTACAATCCTAACCCCACACCAACTTCAACTCAACTTGTTCAAATCATTCATCGGATTCGTCGTCAACCGTGTAAAACTGTTGGACAGATTCTCCTCCTCGTCCTGGTGCATCCGATGCACCATTTGCTGCTGTACCGTCTGAACTTGCTGCtgatactgctgctgctgttgctgttccGTCGGCACAGCTACTGACGCTGCCGTCGAAAAGTGTCCCATAATGGACTTGATCTCGGACGAGTTCATCGCAAAGTCCCGCCCAATGTCCATGTCCAGCAGGCTGCTCAGATTGTACTCCTGGGGCTGCACTCCGGGGGCTAGGGCCATCTGCTGGCAGGTGGGTTGAGGCGCTGTCGAGGTGCTTGGTCCGGGCTGTTGGGTCATGGGGAAGTTGGGCTGGAACTGTTGTTGGTTCGGATATTGTTGGGTGGGTTTCGGGGGGTAGTTGTAGTGGTTTGGTGGGTACTGCTGGAAGAAGTCGTTGGGTTGGGTGGACGCGGGACCTGGGAAGTTGGGGTCCGGGTATGGGAGGGGGGCTGCGTTGGGGATTCCTGGAGAGTGCTCGGGGGACTCGTTGGGGTTACGGTAGGGTCCTTGGAAGCCGAACAGCTGTTCGCGAGGTTCGAGTTTGACGTGTTCGCCGACGGTCGGAAGCATCTGTCCGTAGGATCCGGCAGGAGGTGCTCCACCGTGGCTTTGTTCCAGCACCTCGGAGCTGTTGAACTTGGGTCGTTTCCGCTTCTGAGACAGTCCGGTGGCGTCAAGTGGGAGTAGCTCGAAGGGAAGAGGTTCGCTGGTAGCACCGTCCGATGGTCTTCTCAGCTGGATGTTGACCATCACGGGTTGGGAGGTCTCCAGCGTATGGTATCGAGGAGTTCGGAAACAGATCGCGACCTGCTTGTGGACGTTGTTGTGCTGAAACTCGCCAACGTCCTCCCAAACGATTCTTCCCTCCCGTTCTTCGTAGAACCGCACCGAGATGTCCTCCTTTGTTACCTTCTCACAAAGAATGATAATTTCCTTCCCTCCAGCAGTGGGTGCCGTTACGTGGCTCAGCTTGCAGATCACCAACTCCGACATGGCCTTCTTGTCGTAGATAACATCGGACACCACAGGTTGCAGCGGTTCCGAGAACCGTCCCGGCTGTTGACCCTCGATAAACACCTGGAAGCACAACCTCACCGCATTCAAATCGATCGTGGCCAGTTGCTTCACATGTCCAAACCCCGTCTTGTACGGATCAACGCGCAGCTTTTCCCGCGTCTTCAGTGCTCCCTCGATGTCCTTCTTCTTGACGCACTGAATGCCCAAGTTGTTGAACGTGTAACTCATCGTGGCACTGTTCAACACCACCGTGCAAACGCCCTCCTTGCAGCCATCCTTCCCAACCAGGTTGTGCGGATGAGCCCGGTACGGCGGATCCTTGGTCACGCAGGACACCACCACCACGGCACGACCCTTGTAGCCGCGCAGCTCGATCGTCGGATGTGTCTTGTGTTCCGTCGTACTCCGCACACCCGGGATAGAGCCCGCCGAGCGACCTTCACACTCATATCGGAAGCGCAGACCCTTGGACTGGGGCTGTTCGGTGATGACCACGTACGGTTTCTGGGACGGCGTGGCCATTTATCGGATTGTTGTTTTGTTCCGATGTGCGAATTATTGAACTGCTGATCGTGCTTTGATCCTGTTGCGGCTCACATAACTTTAATAAATAGACGGAGGCGATTCGCTTGGTACAACTTTCAACGGAGAAGTTACCTGGAAACAACTGATGACTTAGAATTGAAACTAAAATAGGTATTGAAAAGGACAACCTTTTGGcttaccaaaatttgttttgcttaCAGACAGGCAGAAGCACTTAGACTGATCAACGATCTTGAATAGTGCAAACGATCGCGCTTTTGTCACATTGAGCTACAAACAATAACGCTAACCTTCTATTGATCAGAAGCTTCTAGTAAATTCCGTTGGTTGTAAGAGAAaatgaatatgaaaattaaaataaaattactgcACAAAACTATTCCATTAGGGCTGGCTTTAAAATTAGTTCGAAGACTGGCCTTTTAGTATAATCAtgacatatttcaaaaataattggtctaaattaaaaaaaaaaccttgagatcaaattttcccttccaaaaacaataattaaataaatttagttatGTTTTAGCAATCAAATGTTgctaattaaacaaatttttgtcttttttatccTTGTTAATTTCAAGTTAATTTATtactttatttttgttaaagctcAGTTCTCATCatttcataattaatatttttagaattaaattgaaataaaaaaaaaaatgactcaaGAAAAACAAACTATCTATTTCTTAAGAATTTGaaatatatgtttaaaaaacaattgGATTGCTGCGtacaaaaactgaaataaactaaatcaaaatttctagaAGTCTTTTCCTAactaaaagttaaactttttgagaaatttgaataaaattgatatttgaaaaaaaagtaagcaaaaaactatgttattttttttaagaacaaattttctatgatttagtCAAGGATttagttctcaaaatcgtgaactgtgttcatgaatttgcgaACAACGAagaaatatattcacgtttacaGTGCAAATGCaacacaattgggtcctaaaatgaagcttagattgctggtattattgtttacagcgttaatgcttatttttatgaatacaatgaccctttgtacgaccacaaagagtttaaaatggatttttaaatcaattttgaacaattaacctcgcggtccttcttgacagaaaagctccaacttgacagctcgttccaaggggaccatagttgatccatcgaaaaaatgttgtcttataaaaaaaaattgcattaaaatgaaaaaaagttatcataaatggtttttaatcgtgttttttaccgttgtacataaaaattgacatagggctttagtacccaattcatgattacgtttatttatttattttctgtgTACTTATCGGTGTACAAGTTGTGTTAATTAAAATATATTAGATAGAGATATAAGGTTCCTTTCAACTAATATCAAGTACACAACAATCATTCGatgttttgaactttgaaaattggtgataggagcaagaaaaaaaactatttaaaaaccaaaaaaattactaaagGAAGGGAACAGGGAAAGGAAACAACAATATAGTTTTGTTCCAAACAAAGTTTCATAATTAGACAAATTAATGATACTGAAAATATAGATCGCagcttatatttaaaaaaaaataaaaaattctcgaaatgaaTCAAGAAATTTAGGAgcataaacatatttttcataaactgcaatatttcaaagaatagctttttgaaaacttttcaatatATATTTTCCTTCACTGTTAACatatttgtgtgtgtttgaaaTCATTTATAAAGATTTAGTGAAATATaacttaatttcaattattattaaGATTGCAAACAACAGCATcttgaaatattgattttttatattgttgtgATAAGGAAATTAAATAGTTTCATAACTCAtaaaccaggcctgcccaacgtccggcccgtgaagccatttcatccggcccgcgagagcttttttaaattgttctatgaccggccctcaaggactgttcatgaaatattaaattaacAAAGTATGtgtctaaatttaaataaaacttgaaatttaattttcacatatataagcaaaaatttaactagaaaaattttgatttttttatttgtttttttttcaataaaatgttacTATTTCAACGTATTATttggattttgtattttttatgatttttgtttcaaattctaacattcttcatgtttgaatttaatttttatcatttctatATTGATGATTTCAGAATCAatcattaaacttaaaaatggtgcacgaaaataaaattatccatttcACGAGAATgtgaaatatattaaaaacatggatttttgtctaaaaatgcacaaaaagacgctaatttttttttaggaacatgattaaaattgattgaaaaattcaaataagtatgcaaaaataacgtttttttcagaacatcttttcagtgataaacttgtgtttgaaataaaagcttataaaaagcaaattattcagACTGAAGAAAAAatagctgcaaatatttttaaaatattgaaatgttaaaatgagtcaagaaatcagggagcaaaaaatatatgacacattctccagtatattttttataaacttcaaTAGTTTAAAGAAGTTCAAAGAACTAAACATAAAAACtactcaatttatttttttctacacgttttaaaatttgtgtgtttaaaatcattaaaaatgttttacaaaatatacTTCAATAAAGGTGCACATTGATTTCTTTTTATAAATGTGTTGTGTTGGAAATcaagcttttaaaaaacttacaacgaacaatcaaatttgaatggttttgCCTTTTCTTtactaatttctaaatttttattagGGTATTCAATAGCAATCtacaaaaacaattacaatagataaaaaaaaaacaaaataaaataaatgaaataaacacatttttaaatgctGTGattcttatttgcaacactagtttaTTCATTTGGTTACTTGAAAAGAACCTAAtaagaataattttatgagaaaaatgtttactgtttcaattttttatcaatCATTGGTTCCGGCCCGTCACTACTTCAGAAAAATctgatctggcccgcagggccaaaaggttgggcacccctgtcaTAAACTATACGTAAAACAATACGTGTTTTAGTGTGGAATATCCCCCAACAAAACTTAATTATATTTCTTTGAACTAAAGACTCCAAGTTCTCTGTTCTTCAGCAGAACAAAACGTCGGACGATCAAGCACTCTAATGACTCTTTTCGATAGAAGAAGTTCTTCGTTCCTTTCCTTTCCAGCCAGCCTATTTGAAGTCGAAGAGCCGGAAATTTGCTCTCATCAACAATGCCCACTCaatagcacacacacacacattcatcgCACGTACGTGCCCGGAATCGGCAGAGTCAGGCAGTGAGTGCTCGACCTTGACTTTGTCAACGACCAGCACCTCACGAGCAAGAGAGACAGCAAaagccatgatttttttctgcaggAAATCCTGCGAATCGACGGCGAAGAAAGTCGCTTTGACTCAATTGCCATAAACCAATGTGAGTTCGTGGCCTGATCAGGTGGTTGttacaaaacataaacaaaaaatatttaattttaaattcattattAGAATAAAAATAGTCAACACTTGGATAAATCTTaatttattgttcaatattttatttgataattttattcgTGAAAATCATCCCAATATACCTTATCGCTTTGAAATGTAGCTATGAACGGTTATGAACTCGACCGTTCGTCTATAAACAGCCTCAATATTCCAAGCGCGACATggctataaaaaaatacttcatctTTTATATCAGAAAGCATTTCGAAAGATGCTGGGTATTTTCTTCCTTTGGCAAAATaaaacacagttaaaaatatcACAACATTCAATTTTGCCTTAAACATACCTCACCTTAAGCATGTTCTGAAGgtttttatgtttcaattatCCTTTTGCAAAATTGATTCATTTTTCGCAAACAAAGAACCGAACCGTCAAACGAACCAGAAGCGTAGAAGTGGTGTGCATTTTTATGCTCGTAAAACCAACTTTGTGGCGCACATAAAATGATTTATCATACCCCATCATACAAACATAACTGTGCTCCGTAGGAGGTGCATCGTTATCGTAGATATGCGTTTCCACGTAGTCAATAAATGATCAACTTTGCTGCAGCTGAGTGGGCTTAATAAAGGAACTTATGTCTTTGTAGCATTTCTGTTATTTAATTTGGTTAGGCTCTCAATAGATTTTGGTGGAAGTATTCTCTCGACCCTGTATTTTGGgtgtagatttttttataaacatataTTTTATAAATCGAAATGAACGATCAGTTAGGAAAAATCAGAACACGTTTGACACACCTACATGACCGACTTctgttaacatttttaattataactcgggactctggCACCCAAATTcgaccaaactttgggacaataacggtcagccaaacaaaatgtgtttgttattgtttgcattgcattctctatttttgtttattcattatttttttttgtatttttttttcattcagatgaaactttgtccttgtacttcctattgaggttttgcagcgcgactgtgtttcaaatgtaggtggcgccaaaatgaggttacttgccaaaaatcgtaatcctttctgctggattgaagaacaaaatcgcttatttctcacgattccctgcatcaatcttaatgaaactggttgcaaaagacgagaaaatttttttgctttaaaataatgaacatcaatttttgggcgcgcaaaaatttgtgacctttttctttaaaaaacatgttttgaaacacgaaaaaattagtttccccgtatatatcaatgaaataaacagttatatagttgataacagatgtgttaacgtatattcaacaatttttattgatttttgacagactttcttgccaaatagtccaaattactatctttttataaatttacagttttctcatagaaaaatcaaacaaatattggaaagttgtacaccaaattgttggaaataatttttctcatccgaatccggcataagttttataaaaatgttgattatgaaggaaaaaccacatttagaaaaaaaaatcataggtttacgctatttgttcataggtggcgacatgtgtcttttagctttgctgcaaatcctctatagagaatttgcagcaaagttaatagacacatgtcgccacctatgaacaaatagcgtaaacctatgatttttttttctaaatgtggtttttccttcataatcaacatttttataaaacttatgccggattcggatgagaaaaattatttccaacaatttggtgtatacagtatgtaaaaaaagtatttacaccccttgggcactatgcacattttgtgatga
Coding sequences:
- the LOC120417063 gene encoding embryonic polarity protein dorsal-like, producing the protein MATPSQKPYVVITEQPQSKGLRFRYECEGRSAGSIPGVRSTTEHKTHPTIELRGYKGRAVVVVSCVTKDPPYRAHPHNLVGKDGCKEGVCTVVLNSATMSYTFNNLGIQCVKKKDIEGALKTREKLRVDPYKTGFGHVKQLATIDLNAVRLCFQVFIEGQQPGRFSEPLQPVVSDVIYDKKAMSELVICKLSHVTAPTAGGKEIIILCEKVTKEDISVRFYEEREGRIVWEDVGEFQHNNVHKQVAICFRTPRYHTLETSQPVMVNIQLRRPSDGATSEPLPFELLPLDATGLSQKRKRPKFNSSEVLEQSHGGAPPAGSYGQMLPTVGEHVKLEPREQLFGFQGPYRNPNESPEHSPGIPNAAPLPYPDPNFPGPASTQPNDFFQQYPPNHYNYPPKPTQQYPNQQQFQPNFPMTQQPGPSTSTAPQPTCQQMALAPGVQPQEYNLSSLLDMDIGRDFAMNSSEIKSIMGHFSTAASVAVPTEQQQQQQYQQQVQTVQQQMVHRMHQDEEENLSNSFTRLTTNPMNDLNKLS